The DNA region AGGTCCTGGTCGAGATGACCCCGTACGACCTGACCAAGGGTCGCATCACCTATCGCTTCAAGTAGACGCGCGAGCGTGGCCGACGAGACCCGCCCGCGCCTGGTCCTGGCGAGCGCCTCGCCGCGCCGGCGCGAGCTCCTGACCCGGATCGGCTTTCCGCCCGACGCGGTCCATCCCACCGATATCGACGAATCCGTGATTCCCGGCGAGCTGCCGCGCGGCCATGCCGAGCGCCTGACGCTGGAGAAGCTCGCCGCCGCCGACCATCCGGGCTGCTTCGTGGTGGCGAGCGACACGGTGGTCGCGGTCGGCCGGCGCATTCTGCCCAAGACCGAGACCGAGGACGAGGCGCGGGCCTGCCTCGAGCTGATGAGCGGGCGCAATCACCGGGTCTTCACCGGCGTGGCGGTGCGCGCGCCCGACGGGCGCCAGGCCCACAGGATCGCCGAGACCCGGATCGCGATGAAGCGCCTGCATCCCGGCGAGATCGAGGAATACATCGCGTCCGGGGAGTGGAAGGGCAAGGCGGGCGGCTACGGCATCCAGGGCCGGGCCGGGGCCTTCGTGGAAAACCTCATCGGTTCCTATACCGGCGTCGTCGGCCTTCCCGTCTATGAGACCCGCCTGCTGCTGGTCGGGCTTGGATACATGCCATGAGAATCCTCACCGCCGAGCATATCGGGGAGACCCGCGTCGCGCTGATGGAGGGCGATCTCGCGGTCGAGCTGCATCTGGAACGCTGGAGCGAGCGCGGCACGCGCGCCGTGCGCGGCGAGGTCTATCGCGGACGCGTGAAGCGCATCGAGACGTCCCTGAACGGCGCCTTCATCGATATCGGTACCGGTCCGGACGGCTTCCTGCCCTTCGGCGGGCAGGGCCGGCCCGACAGCGTGCACGAGGGCGCGGCGGTCGGCGTGCAGGTCGCCCGCGAGGCCTTCCAGGACAAGGGCCCGACGCTTTCCCTGTTCGAGGTGGAGGAGGGCGAGGCGCCCGAGGTGGTGATTCCCGCCCCGCCGGTCGCCGAGCGCCTGTCCATGTTCCACGAGTGCCCGGTCAAGCGCGCGAAGGACGCCGGCGTCGATCTCGATGCCTTCTTCGAGGAGGCGCTCGATCCCGTCGTGCCGCTGCCCGGCGGCGGGCGCATCGTGGTCGAGCCGGTCACGGCGCTGACCGCCATCGATGTCGACGCGGCGGGGCGCAAGTCGGTTTCCGGCGGCGCAAAGCTCGCGATGGAGCTCAACAAGCTCGCCGCGCGCGAGGCGGCCCGCCAGATCCGCCTGCGCGGCATCGGCGGGGTGGTCGCGATCGACTTCCTGCCGCTGAAGAAGAAGGCCGACCAGGGCAATCTCATGGCCTCGCTCAAGAGCGCCTTCCGCAACGATCCGGCCAAGATCGACATCGCCCCGCCCTCGCGCTTCGCCATCGTCGAGCTTGCCCGCCAGCGCCTGTCGCGCCCG from Marinicauda algicola includes:
- a CDS encoding Maf family protein, which produces MADETRPRLVLASASPRRRELLTRIGFPPDAVHPTDIDESVIPGELPRGHAERLTLEKLAAADHPGCFVVASDTVVAVGRRILPKTETEDEARACLELMSGRNHRVFTGVAVRAPDGRQAHRIAETRIAMKRLHPGEIEEYIASGEWKGKAGGYGIQGRAGAFVENLIGSYTGVVGLPVYETRLLLVGLGYMP
- a CDS encoding ribonuclease E/G, with the protein product MRILTAEHIGETRVALMEGDLAVELHLERWSERGTRAVRGEVYRGRVKRIETSLNGAFIDIGTGPDGFLPFGGQGRPDSVHEGAAVGVQVAREAFQDKGPTLSLFEVEEGEAPEVVIPAPPVAERLSMFHECPVKRAKDAGVDLDAFFEEALDPVVPLPGGGRIVVEPVTALTAIDVDAAGRKSVSGGAKLAMELNKLAAREAARQIRLRGIGGVVAIDFLPLKKKADQGNLMASLKSAFRNDPAKIDIAPPSRFAIVELARQRLSRPLHEIVFERPGVETVETRALAALRALEREAASDRGARLLIRAGSAIYEWLEADPIGWRKAARHRFGDRIELKREEGFGPRAFDVKPHRD